The region CCAGGAGTACTATGCGAACGGCCTCGAGATCCCGGACGAcatcaccctcctcttcgccgatGATAATTTTGGCACTGTGCGCAGACTTCCCAGCGGTGATGAGCCCAAGAGAAAGGGAAGAGCCGGAGTAAGCCAGTCTGCCATATTAAAAGAGTATAACTGACTAGATAGATTTACTACCACCTCGAGTATGTCGGTGCTCCCAGGAGCTACAAGTGGATGAACAGCAACTCCTGCGCAAAGGTATGGCAGCAGCTCGAGCATGCGTACAACCAAGGAGCAGACCAGATCTGGGTCTTTAATGTTGGTGATATCAAGGCAGTGGAGCTTCCCCTGACGTTTGTCATGACGCTGGCGTGGAATATCAACACACTAGAGATGCACGAGCTGCAGTCCTTTTTCCACACCTTCTTTGAGCGGAATCTGCGCCTAGAACAGACTGAAGCAAGGAGATGCTCTGAGCTGCTACTGAAGTACGACCGCGTGGTTGCGTTGAGGAAACATGAGCACATCGAGGCAGATACATTCTCACTGATCAACTATGGCGAGGCAGACAATATCCTTCACCAGTGGAAGGAATTATGGGAACAAGCAGAGGAAGTACAGAAATGGATCCCAGAAACCACGGCTCCATCCTActtccagctcgtcctccATCCCATCAAAGCCAGTTACATCTACGTCGCCCTTCGGGTAACCCAAGCAAAGAACCAGCTATACGGAGTGCAGCGGCGAAACACTGCAAACGCCTTACTACATGAAGTCCTGCGCCTATTCGACCAAGACTTCAGCCTGAGCGAGGAATACCACAGCCTCCTTGACGGTAAATGGAACCACATCATGCGCCAGCCGCACTACGGGTATACGGAGACCTGGCACGCCCCGTCTCGAGATCTCATAACCGGCCTGTCCTTCGTGCAGGCGCGTCAAGACTCGAACCCTATTCTCGGATGGATCGGTATTGCAGTTGAAGGACACCCGGGCGTTCGGCCAGGCCTTACAAATGAAGAGTCTGACCGCACTCATCCAAGTCGGCGAGACTTTGTGCCTGGCGTAACTCTGCCACCATTGGAGCCGTATGGGCCAAAGACGCGATCTTTCGAGATATACTGCCGTGGAAGCAAAGCGGTTGCTTGGACGATTACCTCCCCGCAGACATGGCTTTCCGTTAGTCCAGCTACTGGGACGATTGAGCCAAAAGGCAACGACAAGCTCGTCAAAGTATCTGTCGATTGGACGAACGTACCAGATGGCTTCGACGACGAAGTACTCCTAGATCTACGCTCTTCGCTAGGCGACTACGAACTCATCCACGTCCCCGTGAAGAACAGGATACCGAGCACACACTCCAAGGGCTTTGTAGAAGCAGACGCCCATGTCTCTATCAATGCGACATCGTTCCAAAATCAGTCGCTCTCCAGCTATCGGGTTTTACCATTCATCGGGCGTATACCAACTGGCGCTATTGCCCTgactgcatctgcatctccatcgcaTTCGGAATACTTGGAATACCCATTCATCACCTTCACGTCAAATGCAGCGGCCATCGCTCGTCTGGACTTTACCTTTACGCTCGACACTAACGCGGACAGCCCTGTTACGTATGATATCCGACTCGATGATGGGTCCCCAACTACATATCGTCTGGTCTCACCACCTTCGACGCCCGGAGGGTTGCCGGAGGGATGGCACGAGTCTGTTATGGATAACGTCTGGAAGCGTGAGCATCTGCTTGACCTTGGAACAACGGGGGCGCATACGCTGAGGATCAGACTTGGGGCGCAGAATTGCGTTCTGGAGAAGATTGTGATTGATCTTGGAGGGCTGCGTGAGAGTTATCTAGGGCCGCCTGAGAGTGTTTATTGGAGTAGTTAGCAGAGGCAGTAAATATtactcttctccttgatattTCTAATAACTCGGCAGCAGTAGTGCAGCCGTAGATCTATATTTCATGCTGCAAGCCTCTCTTCAATATTTAAAGCCGTATTCGCTCTCCGCAGCATAATGCCGACTCCCCGCTATTCCTGACATCAGAGTTGAATCAGTCGCCACCAGAAGTATAAATACACCCACACAAACCTACTACTATCAACTGTTCTCATTCTTATTCCAAACACTGACTATCCAGAAACCCTTAGTAAACCCACCATCAAAGACAACCACCAAAATGCCCACCACAAACCCCCGCTATCCAAACCTCCAAGAAGAAGTCCGTACTTCATTCCAATATAATACAGCCTTCCATCCACTAACAAACCAGACCCTAAACCAACGCCAACAGTTCcaatcccagcccagccagggCAAAAGCCAGGGCCAGGGTATCGCCCAGAGCggacaccaacacccacaCCCACAGGAGGACTTCGAGCAGACAATGGACCAGCAGGGGAACCTCGTCTCGGACGAGTACTCGTTTACAGatggggggaagaagaagggacaCTCGGGgcaggatgacgaggcggaTCTTTTTGatgcggcgcaggcggaCTTTGATGATCTTTGATTGATATTTTGTGTGGGTGAGATTCTGGAAAAGTGTACTAATTCGTCCATATGAATATTTAAATGTGATACAAGTACAACGATGAATTATGGTTGTGCTAGATCTGCTGTATAAGGCTGATCACTATACTACCTAAGAGATGAAGCCAGGTTTGGATCAAGCAGTGTTTATTTCCGTTATTACAATTTTACTGCTAAGATATTATTTCCTGTCATCCATCCAACAGAAAGACAGCCATTTGAGCGGAGAAAGAAGCCATAGAGTGGGTGGCCAACGCCACCATTTCGTCACCATTCACCCAACGTATATTAATAACATCCAAGCACCATCTACATATATTTCTTGCATATTACACAGTACATACTAGTGCGCCAGATCTCCACTATTCCCACTATTACtttctaaaataaaaataaaataaaaaaaggcCACACGCGACTTCCTACTACATACCTACTTAAGagcaaccaccaccaaggaagttgaaggaaCGTACACGACAAATGGACACCCCCCCAAAACGCAAATCCAAAAtgtccacctccagctccaaatCCTCCCACAGCGCCCTGCAGCCCCAGCTGCAAGAGCAGGCGAAACAGCTACGCAATACAGTGCGGGACCCGCTCGCGACGAGACCCATCGGCCGGAATTCAGGACCGCATGAGGTGCAGCCGGCGGATATATTTGCTGAGTCCCGGACACAGGATGATCTGAGGAATAACAAGGGTGGGAATGGGGATGGCAGTGGGGAGGAGAATGTTGTCGATGAGCGGTGGATGATGGGGGAGGGAGATACCATCAAGGAAGGGGAGAAATTGAGGGATAAGAAGTATGTGGAATTGGCCAGTCCGACGTGTTATGCTCCGATGCTTGATGAGGATTAAtgactttctttttctttttttcaaaGGAATGTTTAGTATGACAGCTTGAGGACTGGTCATTTGCAGCCAAGCAGGCGTTTATATGGAGTTACGGGTTTTTGAGGTTTGTGCTGTGACAAGATTGATGTGCATCTGCTGATAGAATGTAATACATTTTGCAAGGCATACAGCAGATGGAATACGATTCTGGATAGCTAATACAGCAGTGATGCAGTGATATGAGACGGAGAGATAATATCAGATTCAATGGCAGACGTCACCGCGTCTTGTGTACATTAACTACTGACATAATTCCGAGCGATCCGAGCTGTCACTGAGTGCTATCGGTTCCCACATCCAGCTCGCCCAGTATTGAGAAGCAGATTGTATGGCTCTCGGGTGTGCGCGGGGTGAACCAAGGATGAACCCAGTGGGAATTCCCATGCCTGTTAAATCCTTGCTAGAGATATAATCACGTAAAATGAGAGATAGCCTGACTGTTAACGTAATACTGACATGGCGTCTGACTTCAACAGGTTAAGGGTTTATAATGCCAGCCAAGCAtaacaaccaccacaaatCCACCAGCAATTATACCGACTGGAGAAAGCAGAATGTCCCTCGAAACAGACCAGCCCGAGAAAATCGACCGAGTGCTGCACCGCGACCCAAAAGTCTCAATATTCCTGCAGCCCATCGCGGCACCCGCAGCACTCGGACTGGCCGGGTTCTCAGGCTCAACATTCATAACAGCCAGCTACATTCCAGTGGGGAGATGAAAGCTCACCAacgatcttcttcccctttgtCGCATTCTGGGGCGGTTTCGGGCAGTTTATCGCGAGACTCTATGGCTATGCAGCCCGCGATACCCTGGTTACAGTGGTCCATGCTCTGTGGGGGAGTTTCTGGATGAGTATTGGGCTGCTGTATCTTCTTGTTGTATGCAAACCCTCACCTTTGGAATAACTGAAAAAACCTGAACTGATATGACAGGCCACTGGTGCCCTCCCACCGCACGGACTCCACGAGCACTTCCCAGAGCTCGCAGCGTGGTTCATCGTGCTGGCCTTCTTCACATGGTCTGGCGTACGTTTACTTAGTAACTGATCCAATATCAATACTAACGCGGTCCAGGCAATCGCCGCCTCAGCCCGAGACCTAGTCCTCTGCAGCGTCCTGACAACGCTCGCCATCGGCTCGACCATAGCCTGCTGCCTGTTCGCATTCGGCAGCGGCGTTGGAACAGGAATGAAAGTCGCCGCGTATTTCTGGATTGTCAGCGCGATTCTTGCCTGGTGGCGTGTGACTGTGTATCTGATTGAAGAGGCATTCGGACAGCATGCTATCGCCAAGTTCTTCCCTATCTTCCGGACTCCAATTGAGGGGAGACGGCCACTGCTTGCGCCTGGATTTGGCGAGCCCGGTGTGAAGAGGGGAATGCCAGGGCTGACTTGATTGCAGGAGTAAAGAACGAACCAAAGATAATATAGGGCTGGTTGACAGCATTAAAAGCGAGTCTACTCGTATTCTGCCGACGGTTTAACGGGGAGACCCACCATGCCAAGGTCTCTTTAATTCGCTGGCTCGTCTGATACTCTTCTGCGATCATTTTAAGGCGTGCCCTCCACATACATAAccccaccacctccgccaaTCTTCAGATAACATGAACAACCACCCATCCACTGTAGTCAACCACCCTATATTCTAAATCCTAAACCCAAAAAATGTCCGTGATaatcgtcggcggcggccccGTCGGCCTCATCGCCTCAATCGCCCTCTCCCACCAAAACATCCCCCACAAGCTGTTCGAACGATACCCCAGCACCTCCATCCACCCCAAAGCCGTCGGCCTGAACCCGCGCACCCTGGAAGTCTTCCGCTCACTGGGCCTAGAAGACGCCGTAACAGCCGCCGCTGCCCCAGCACACTCGCACTCAAAGACAGCCTGGTATACCAGTCTCGGCAACGAGCGGCGCGAGATCTTCACGCGGGATGCATGGGGCGGGGGCATCTATGAACCTGAGTATAAAGAGTTCAGTCCGTGTCGAATCACCGTTCTCCCGCAGATACGCCTCGAGCCAATTCTATTGGAGCGTGCAAGGAAACTGAACCCGCGTGGGATATTCCATGGTTCTGAGGTTATGCATGTGCAGGAGTTCCGGGACCATGTCGAGGTTATCGTCCTGCATAGCAAAACGGAAGTGAAAAAGTACGAGGCCACGTACGTGATTGCAGCTGATGGAGGCCGGTCTGTTGGGCAGATGGTGGGGATTGGGATGTCCGGCGAGAAGGACGTTATGGCCATGGCGTCGGCGCATATCAGGGCGCCGTTGAGCCTGGTTCATCCGGACCCTGATGTGCTGATTACCTGGTTCATTGACCCGGCCAAGGGCGGGAGTATCAATACGGGGTATTTATATCACCTTGGACCGTATAATGGAGGagtcgaagacgaggagTGGATGTTTGCCTGTGGGATTAATCCCACGGACCCAGAGAAATTCGACGAAACTGCCATGACGAACAGACTACGAGAGACGCTCAAAGTCCCGCCGGAGCTCGAGCAGAGGATCCAACTCCTCAGCGTCAGCCACTGGGTCGTTAACTCCGTCGTCGCCGATAGATTCCGCAGTTATCGCGGCCgagtcttcctcgtcggcgACGCTGCCCACTGCGTCCCTCCCTGGGGTGCCCTGGGCCTGAATACCGGTATCCAGGACGTGCAGAA is a window of Aspergillus puulaauensis MK2 DNA, chromosome 4, nearly complete sequence DNA encoding:
- a CDS encoding uncharacterized protein (COG:S;~EggNog:ENOG410PZZJ;~InterPro:IPR000791;~PFAM:PF01184;~TransMembrane:5 (o43-63i75-97o109-127i132-154o166-185i);~go_component: GO:0016021 - integral component of membrane [Evidence IEA]), encoding MSLETDQPEKIDRVLHRDPKVSIFLQPIAPATFQWGDESSPTIFFPFVAFWGGFGQFIARLYGYAARDTLVTVVHALWGSFWMSIGLLYLLVATGALPPHGLHEHFPELAAWFIVLAFFTWSGAIAASARDLVLCSVLTTLAIGSTIACCLFAFGSGVGTGMKVAAYFWIVSAILAWWRVTVYLIEEAFGQHAIAKFFPIFRTPIEGRRPLLAPGFGEPGVKRGMPGLT
- a CDS encoding uncharacterized protein (COG:C,H;~EggNog:ENOG410PUMQ;~InterPro:IPR036188,IPR002938;~PFAM:PF01494;~go_function: GO:0071949 - FAD binding [Evidence IEA]) → MSVIIVGGGPVGLIASIALSHQNIPHKLFERYPSTSIHPKAVGLNPRTLEVFRSLGLEDAVTAAAAPAHSHSKTAWYTSLGNERREIFTRDAWGGGIYEPEYKEFSPCRITVLPQIRLEPILLERARKLNPRGIFHGSEVMHVQEFRDHVEVIVLHSKTEVKKYEATYVIAADGGRSVGQMVGIGMSGEKDVMAMASAHIRAPLSLVHPDPDVLITWFIDPAKGGSINTGYLYHLGPYNGGVEDEEWMFACGINPTDPEKFDETAMTNRLRETLKVPPELEQRIQLLSVSHWVVNSVVADRFRSYRGRVFLVGDAAHCVPPWGALGLNTGIQDVQNLAWKIGWALRGPGRNYGTRFTALLDTYEKERRPIALRVAETSLSNLRNHALAMDRALGIEPTQSAEENVASLNAYLDDAHPDYRKLRAAVLDAQSVLDSEFHAPGAETGWFYPSVDKWANHKEDGQIKENGEFDIFNYHPSTMAGHHLPHFWVTKGGVRKSVRDLLRVNMFVVFSKLPRSRLGVIPEDGEIHIEVLDGRNGNWLDEENRWASLPGLEEGEALLVRPDGIIARAISQPMLRTSSEFFDKVFYREIVQMA
- a CDS encoding glycoside hydrolase family 115 protein (CAZy:GH115;~COG:S;~EggNog:ENOG410PH7S;~InterPro:IPR042301,IPR041437,IPR029018,IPR031924, IPR024361;~PFAM:PF15979,PF17829); protein product: MYAAQFASHTPSTGSISIHGAPVYVDADDFEGIHIAVHSLAEDIARVTGVIPKVQAISRHTKETTTETATAVIIGSLTRSAVVRTLVQEGKLDVSAIDGQWECYTTKVVTDPVPGVEKALVIAGSDKRGTIYGVYTLSEQIGVSPWYWWADAPVKKSSSIYAHEVITRDGPPSVKYRGIFINDEAPALSEWVHEKIGPHYNVKFYKKVFELLLRLKANFLWPAMWFGYPHPGNSFFMDDPLNQETADKYGIVMSTSHHEPMQRAMNEWFDKPYYEPEGTWSWLKNKDKISQYFQEGAARSKGYESYITMGMRGEGDIPMDAEDPAAVVREVLSTQRAAINDAYGKEDGVPQLMALYKEVQEYYANGLEIPDDITLLFADDNFGTVRRLPSGDEPKRKGRAGIYYHLEYVGAPRSYKWMNSNSCAKVWQQLEHAYNQGADQIWVFNVGDIKAVELPLTFVMTLAWNINTLEMHELQSFFHTFFERNLRLEQTEARRCSELLLKYDRVVALRKHEHIEADTFSLINYGEADNILHQWKELWEQAEEVQKWIPETTAPSYFQLVLHPIKASYIYVALRVTQAKNQLYGVQRRNTANALLHEVLRLFDQDFSLSEEYHSLLDGKWNHIMRQPHYGYTETWHAPSRDLITGLSFVQARQDSNPILGWIGIAVEGHPGVRPGLTNEESDRTHPSRRDFVPGVTLPPLEPYGPKTRSFEIYCRGSKAVAWTITSPQTWLSVSPATGTIEPKGNDKLVKVSVDWTNVPDGFDDEVLLDLRSSLGDYELIHVPVKNRIPSTHSKGFVEADAHVSINATSFQNQSLSSYRVLPFIGRIPTGAIALTASASPSHSEYLEYPFITFTSNAAAIARLDFTFTLDTNADSPVTYDIRLDDGSPTTYRLVSPPSTPGGLPEGWHESVMDNVWKREHLLDLGTTGAHTLRIRLGAQNCVLEKIVIDLGGLRESYLGPPESVYWSS